Proteins co-encoded in one Gossypium arboreum isolate Shixiya-1 chromosome 11, ASM2569848v2, whole genome shotgun sequence genomic window:
- the LOC108456786 gene encoding cell division cycle 20.2, cofactor of APC complex-like, translating into MDAGSLKSFSNLKGQSRCPLQEQLLSRKNSKENMDRFIPNRSAMDFDYAHYMLTDGRKIKENQTVCSPAREAYRKQLAESLNMNRTRILAFKNKPPAPVELFPSEHSTTSVHPTKSAKPRRHIPQSSERTLDAPDLVDDFYLNLLDWGSSNVLAIALGNTVYLWDASDSSTSELVTVDDENGPVTSVSWAPDGRHIAIGLNNSEVQLWDSASNRQLRTLRGCHRSRVGSMAWNNHILTTGGMDGQIVNNDVRIRSHIVVTYRGHQQEVCGLKWSASGQQLASGGNDNVVHIWDRSMASSNSQTQWLHRLEEHTSAVKALAWCPFQSNLLATGGGGGDRTIKFWNTNTGACLNSVDTGSQVCSLLWSKNERELLSSHGFTQNQLTLWKYPSMVKMAELTGHTSRVLYMAQSPDGCTVASAAGDETLRFWNVFGVPEVAKTAPKVNREPFSHLNRIR; encoded by the exons ATGGATGCAGGATCTTTGAAATCTTTTTCAAACTTGAAGGGTCAATCTAGATGCCCACTTCAGGAACAGCTTCTCTCCAGAAAGAATTCTaaagaaaat ATGGATAGATTCATACCAAACCGTTCAGCAATGGACTTTGATTATGCACATTACATGCTGACCGATGGAAGGAAGATAAAAGAGAACCAAACAGTGTGTTCACCTGCCAGGGAGGCCTACAGGAAGCAGCTGGCTGAGAGTTTGAACATGAACCGTACCCGAATCTTGGCTTTCAAGAACAAGCCACCGGCACCTGTCGAACTCTTCCCTTCCGAGCACTCAACCACTTCAGTTCATCCGACCAAATCCGCAAAACCGAGAAGACACATTCCCCAG AGCTCTGAGAGAACATTGGATGCTCCTGATCTCGTTGACGATTTTTACCTGAACTTATTGGATTGGGGCAGCAGCAATGTACTAGCTATAGCACTCGGAAACACTGTTTATCTGTGGGATGCTTCAGATAGTTCTACTTCAGAACTTGTCACAGTTGATGATGAAAATGGACCAGTAACAAGTGTGAGTTGGGCTCCTGATGGTCGGCATATTGCCATCGGCTTAAACAATTCCGAAGTACAACTATGGGATTCGGCTTCCAACCGACAG CTGCGTACTCTGAGAGGGTGTCATAGATCAAGAGTGGGTTCAATGGCATGGAACAATCACATCCTCACGACAGGAGGAATGGATGGTCAGATTGTTAACAACGATGTGAGAATTAGATCCCATATTGTCGTAACTTACAGAGGGCATCAGCAAGAGGTTTGTGGGCTGAAATGGTCGGCTTCCGGGCAACAACTAGCCAGTGGAGGCAATGATAATGTTGTTCACATATGGGATAGGTCCATGGCATCTTCAAATTCACAAACTCAATGGCTACACAGGTTGGAGGAGCATACCTCAGCTGTCAAAGCCCTTGCCTGGTGCCCTTTCCAGAGCAATTTGCTGGCCACAGGTGGAGGTGGCGGCGATCGAACCATCAAGTTTTGGAACACAAACACTGGTGCATGCTTGAATTCAGTTGACACCGGCTCTCAGGTTTGCTCATTGCTGTGGAGCAAGAATGAGAGGGAGCTATTGAGTTCTCATGGATTTACTCAGAACCAATTAACTCTTTGGAAATATCCATCGATGGTGAAGATGGCAGAGCTAACTGGTCACACGTCTAGAGTACTTTACATGGCTCAAAGCCCTGATGGGTGCACCGTGGCATCAGCTGCAGGGGATGAGACACTAAGATTCTGGAATGTTTTTGGGGTCCCAGAAGTGGCTAAAACTGCTCCGAAAGTGAACCGTGAGCCATTCTCACATTTGAACCGTATCCGGTGA